Proteins encoded by one window of Juglans regia cultivar Chandler chromosome 15, Walnut 2.0, whole genome shotgun sequence:
- the LOC109009944 gene encoding uncharacterized protein LOC109009944 yields MNQSFMVVVIYEIHSRLAFCMLEDNTWTDLGVNEGYCDIICYENQLSALTDNGLITVLDFRSPFPAKIIRSSAPVFEVDHCENFPRNKFFTQSYLVESLGGLLLVDRIVGYFVNSEGIAVDEYDLLSPDDMHPLVCPYCTKLFNVDELDHKHERWEKVESFGDRVIFVGGNYSMSCPFVILKDVNRILFTSPMIAGIRWMRITCMAVMISTNST; encoded by the coding sequence ATGAACCAGTCTTTCATGGTGGTGGTAATTTATGAAATCCATTCAAGGCTTGCATTCTGCATGCTCGAAGACAACACTTGGACAGACCTTGGTGTTAATGAAGGTTACTGCGATATCATATGCTACGAGAATCAGCTTTCTGCACTTACAGACAACGGTTTGATTACAGTATTGGATTTTCGTAGCCCTTTTCCCGCAAAAATTATCAGATCTTCTGCACCAGTTTTCGAAGTTGATCACTGTGAGAACTTTCCACGAAATAAGTTTTTCACTCAATCTTACTTGGTGGAATCATTGGGAGGTCTTTTGCTTGTCGATAGGATCGTCGGCTACTTTGTTAATTCAGAGGGGATAGCAGTGGATGAATATGATCTTCTTAGCCCTGACGATATGCACCCTTTGGTTTGTCCATACTGTACAAAGCTATTCAATGTCGATGAGTTAGATCACAAACATGAGAGATGGGAGAAAGTGGAATCTTTTGGTGATCGAGTGATATTTGTAGGTGGAAACTACTCCATGTCGTGTCCATTTGTAATCTTGAAGGATGTGAATCGAATACTATTTACTTCTCCGATGATAGCTGGAATTAGGTGGATGAGGATTACTTGTATGGCGGTCATGATTTCGACAAATTCAACTTGA